The Candidatus Thorarchaeota archaeon genomic interval AAACAGGATTGTCAAGACGCTAAAACGTATTCGAAGCCAACCATGTTCCGAAATCATGAGCAAGAACCCTGTCTCCGTAAAAGCTCGAGATTCTGTGTCTTCCGCAATTCAACTCATGCGAAATCGGGGTTTCAGCCAACTTCCGGTATTGAAGGGTACAAATACCATCGGCCTAATTACTGAACGTGATATTATTCGAAATCTTGGGCATAACTTGGACGAGCTGTCAGTTGAGAGCGTAATAAGCTCTGGCGGCGTTCCGATGTTCGACGAAGAAACACCTGTTGATGCTGTGATGCCCCTTTTCGATAGGTATCAGGCAGTGGTTGTGCAAAAAATGGGGAGAATTACCGGTATCATAACCCGATCAGACCTTTTGCACCTCAATCGGTAGTGTTTTGAGCGCAAGAAAAGAGCAATGCAAACGTAGAATATATTATAAACCAATAATCAGAAACTGACATGGAGTAGAACAAGTTTGGCACGAGAAATGGAGGTACTCGAGGATCTGCGTGAGGGCATTGATACGTTCGTCGAACGCTGGCAGAAAATCCAACGTTCGTCAGTGAAATCGGTCCAAGCCGTGACCAACACTCTTGTGCAACTTGAGCACCTTGACGGCCCGCTTGGGAAGCTGGAAGGATTCCAGGATATCCGCAAGAAGGCGAAGGGTAAACTCTTGGTTAATCTCTACGATAAACTTGTCCCTGCTCTAGAGAAATCGATTAAGCAATTTACGCGGCTAATGGAAATGTTCGAGGATCTTAGGCAGAAAGTGTCAACAATCCAGACATTTAGTGAATCGCTGCGTGGGAGCATCGAGGAGTCTCCGAAACTGGAAGATCTGGTTGGATTCTTGGACTTGATTATCCTGAGTATCCAAGATATCCTATCGATGTATGAATCCGAATTCCTTGTCAAGCTGACAATTTTCAAAGACCTTGAGGAATCATCTCTCGAAGTTGCGGTTGTAAGCAACTATCTAACAATCTGGCTTGCTCAACCAAATATCGAGAAACAAGCTTTGGAGAAGCAGTTGGAGGATTTGGATGAACACTTTGAACTCCTGCGAGACGTATTCGAAGGAAAGACTGGCATTCAAATTCCCGATGTATACAGACAGACATCTACACGGTACTGATAACCGATTAGGGGACTGGCTTAGCATCTTCGAGACCCCCTCGCTCTTCCTCAGCTAGCTCTCTCATGCACTTGAGTTCTTCTATTTGCTTCTCAAGAGCTTCTTTTCTCTCTGCGTAAAGCGCGTCATTCAGGTTATCTTTTTGGAATTGATTCTCATAATGTTCGAGTTTTCGACGACAGAGTTCTCTACGGATTGCTAGTTCTTGCAGCCTAGCCTCTCTTTCAGCCACCAACCGTTGGAGCTCTTCTTCGATGTTATAGATCTCTTCTTCGAGTTCGGCCTTTAGACGGTTGTAAAGCCCGCTATTGATTTTGCCTTCTGTGTATTGATCAACAAGATACAGCAACGCTTGTCTGGTGGCCTCTCGTTCAGCTATAAGATCTTCAAAGGCATCTCTATCCTCAGTGACACCAAGTGCTTCAGCTAGGAATGGGGTCGTGAGTCCTTGTAAGACGAGACTCACCATGAGTGCAACAAATATGAGTGCTGTGATAGTTTGGCCGAGGGCACGGTAGTATGGAACGCCATATGCATCGGCTGCACCGTTGAGGATGGAAACAGCGATAGCACCAAGGGAAGCGCTTGCTACTCCTTTCACGCCAGCCCAGCTAACAAAGACTCTTTCCTTAAGGCTCATTTGCCTGTCATGCGCTGTCATCAGAAATACCGAGGCTGGTCGAGCAACGAAAATGACGAGGGCGGCAATTGCAATGCCAAGAATGAGTATGTTCGGATTAGCAAGGATGAACGGGATGTCGACCTGGTAACCCAGCAGTATGAACACTATCACTTCCAAACCAAAGGAGAGTCTGTTGGTGGTACTCCTCATTGTCTGTTGAGGAAGTACCCGCAGACCTATTCTTTTGGAGTTAGCTAGGAATATCCCCGCAAAAGCAGCTGCAAGGGCGCCTGGATGAAATCCGAAGACCGTTAAGGTTTCACCCAACCCATAAGCGAGAAATGGCGTTGTGGCAGTTAGGATTGAAATATTCGTCTCGCCTGTTCGCAGGATCAGCTTCCCAATTATAAATGCAACAAGCAAACCAATCAGGAATCCCGCAACTACGCTGGCAAGGAACTGAAAGGCTACCACGAACCAGGGTTGTGCCAGTTCAATAATTACGAGTGGTTCGAATACTGTTATCACAAGAATAGCTGCTGTTGCATCATTGAACACCGCTTCTCCTTCTAGGATGGAGAACAGCTTCCGCTTGACTGGGACACCTCCTGTTTCAAGTACTGAAAAAAGGGCTGCAGGGTCTGTTGGAGAAAGGATAGCTCCGATGAGGAAAGCGGCGAGTGTGAGTGCTGGAAACACCAGAAGAGCAGTTGTTCCCGCTATTAATGAGGTGGCCATTACTCCAGCGGTAGCAAGCAGACCAACGTTAACAATAGAGAGCCTTAGTTCTTTGAGATTCATAGTGAGGCCCGCATAGAAAATAACCGTTGCGAGCGCTATCTGTGCAATGAAACCTAGACCAATGAAGTCCAGAAAACCTTCGGTTGGCATCATTTGTCGAAGGATAATCCCACCTATAATCAATGGAATCGGATACGGGAGCCTATATTCTTCCGCGACTTTTGCTAAAGAAGCGCCTATTATGATTACTGCAGCGATAAGATATAGGTCGACTTCCAAGCAATTCACCTCATATTTCGCGTAATGTTTGGGCACAATCCTTCAGATAGTCTGTTATGTGTTCCAGCTCTTTGACAACCTTCCGCATGATATAGCACACAAACCCGACATCACCTTCTGTCGCCACAGAAATCTGGCGGGAGATGATGATATTCTCTTCGTCTACGGCGCGTTCCAGCTTGGCAATCCGTTTTGTTCCTTCTTCTATGCTGTTGGATTCTTCGGGGTAGTCAACCAGCATTTGATGAAATATATCAATCGCCTTGCCAACTTTCTCCGAAATTAAAGTGAGTGAATCCATGTAGACCTCTTCGAATGGTTGTTCATAGACACTATCAATAAGTGTCACAATCCGATGGAATGAATACTGGATGCTTATCATGTTTGACATAGCAACGTGGGTTTCCAATCCAACCTCACTACTTGGCAAATCTGCAGCAAATGAGTAGAGACCCATCATTTTCCTGAGATTCGCGATGAGCTCTTTTCTCCTATCTTTCCAATCATCGGCGTCACCCTCCAGAGATGTGACCATCTGCGTGTGCAAAATGCTCGATATTTCTGTTAGAATTGCTGCCGGTTTGGTGAATGCCGTGAATATTCCTTTCTTGTTCAGTTTATTCTTTGTCACCTTCGACTTCCTCCAGCCGTTCTCGTTCAGCAACAGACCAATTGAGATCTATTCGAACCCTGACGGATTGCTTTCGAAGACTTACTTCGATTCCTGTTTCAATTGGTTCACTTAACGGTAGTTCGATGATACCGGATTTGAAGCTAGGCATAGGGAGCTCAAGATCTCCTCTGTCGGCTACTTGTTGAGCTATACCGCTCAATAGTTCGGCAAGAGAGGAGAGTGTCTTTTCCTCTTCGTATTCATAATCGTCTATGCGCATAGTGAATAACTCCGTGCACTGGATATATCCATGCTTTCTTGCGTTCCTCTGAAGATGTGAGTTTGTTTTTTAAAAATGACTGTTAGCATACTGTTCATGGGACACCCCACTTCACATGGTATTACTCCCATTGATTATGGATAAATCAATCTTTCCTATACCGACCATTAGCCTTAATTGGAATCAGCAAGGTCCAGAATTATCCAACACCGCGATCGAGGAATAATGATGGGTGAAGAAAAGGAAGATATGCTTGTCACACCTTGGGAAGTGAAAGGCAAAGTTGACTATGCTCGTCTCATCGAGGAGTTTGGAACAGAACCCATCGACGGTGAATTGCGGCAACGGCTTTTCGACTTGGCAGGAGATGACCACATCCTACTTAGAAGAAGGTTGTTCTTTTCACATCGCGATCTCGATTGGATTCTTGACGAATACGAGAAAGGTAATGAGTTCGTGCTCTACACTGGTAGAGGTCCCAGTGGCCACACCCATATTGGTCATCTTGTGCCTTGGATATTCACCAAGTGGCTACAGGAACGGTTTGATGTTCCCCTATATTTCCAGATTACGAATGATGAGAAGTACTTCTTTGAACCGGATTTGACCTTGGACGATGTCTATCAGTACACATACGAGAATTCCCTTGATTTGTTGGCATTGGGATTCGACCCGGAGAAAACGTTTCTAATTGACGATATCAAGCATATCGATTTACTGTATGAAATTGGGGCCAGAGTGGCGAAACGAATAACCTTCTCTACAGCTCGTGCTGTATATGGATTCGATAACAGCATGAATATTGGAGGCATCTGGTACCCCGCTCTCCAGGCAGTTCCCGCCTTTCTACATTCAGAGATTGTAGGCAAGAAGACGCCGTGCCTGATTCCATGTGCCATAGACCAAGATCCCCACTGGAGAGTCGCGCGCGACGTCGCTGAGAAGATTGGCTACTACAAACCTGCATCGATTCAGAACAAATTTGTTCCCGGTCTGGGTGAAGGCGGCAAGATGTCTGCCTCTGATGAGATGTCCGCGATATACACAACTGACAAACCCAAGAAAGCCAAGAAGAAGATTATGAATGCCTTTACTGGTGGACGCACAAGTGCTGAGGAACAGCGCAGACTTGGAGCCAATCCCGATATTTGCTCTGTATTCAAGTATTACACTTTCCTCTTTATTGAGGATGATAGCGAGCTGGCAGAAATTGAGCGTGAATGCAGGAGTGGCGATATTCTCTGCGGTGAGTGCAAACAGAGACTGGCACCAATGGTTATGGAATTCCTAGAGAAACATCAAGCGGCACGCGAAGAAATGAGAGACCGCGTTGATGAGTTCTCTGCTTCTAGACTCCGTGAGAAACTACGGAAATAATCGATATACGCTGCCTATGATGGACACTCAACTGTTGTCCTGTTGTGCGGATATATTTGCTTGAAGTAATTGAAGTGAACCTTTTAAGCTCAGAAGGATATAGACCTCCTGATTGGAGACATTGTGTGGCCAACTGAGGCAATAAGAGGAGTATGGACATGTACGATCAGGAAGCGGGTGGAAGCACCAAGGTAGTAATTACAGTAGCCATGGTCATAGCAGTAACAGCAGCTGGATTCGTTTTAGTTGGATTAACAAATATTGATCAACGTGACAACCCGACCACAACCCCCACTACAGCTTTGCCTCTTTTGAATGATGAACGGATACATATTGTCAATAATACTGATTTTACTGCTAAAGCCCAAGAGCGTGGATGGGCCGGGAATGGAACTCGGAATGATCCCTACATCATAGAAAATGAATGCATTGAAGACCCTGAATTCTGTATAAGAATATCCGATGTTACTGTCCATTTCATGATACGGCATTGCATTCTTCGGTGCTTTGAACCTGGCCAAGGCATTGGAATCTATCTCCAAAATTGCACTAATGGTATGGTTGAATCCTGTGACGTATCTGCTGGATTGTCTGGTATAGAGTTATTCCTCTCTCATAGCTTTGTCATCAAAAATTGTCGTATTTTCTCTCCCGTCTTTGCTGTAAATATGAGCGGATCACATGGCAATCAGATTCTTGGCAATGATATTGAATCCGATTTCTTCACTGTATCTGTTATTGGAAGCAACCAGACTTCTATTTGCAACAACAGCATTCACGGTATCGATGCTGGTATCGTATCTCAAAACTCATGGAACTGCATAGTGCGCAGCAATCGGGTAGATGTGAATAGCACCGGCATTGATTTGCAATTGGAGAGCCACGAGTGGAAATTGGTTGAAAACAATGTTTCTACTCGCGGAGGTGTGGGAGTCCGATTCTCAGAATATTCATCGTCCAACGTAATTTACGGAAATCGTTTCAGCCATGTCAATGGAACAAATGCGATTGATAACGGTGAGGACAACAGCTGGGATGACGGAATCAGCGTAGGCAACTGGTGGAGCGATTACACGGGAATAGGCGTGTATACTATCCCGGGAACAGCCGGCAGCGTTGATCATTATCCGCATGTACTTGAGTAAACTCTTCTCATGAAGCTGGATCTTTGGAAAATAGATACTTCCTGAAAAAAACGATTACACCGTCTGATTCACGTGATGACATGACCTCCTCAGCAAATATCTGAGCATGCCTCAAATCGGTTCTGTCAGGATGTGATTCTACCAACTGCAGATACTTGTCGAAGTGGCTTTCGTTTTTGATGATATTGGTGTGGATGAATTCTTCTACCGAAGGTGAAGGCTTGCCCAAACAAGAGAAGTACCCTTTGAGTG includes:
- a CDS encoding CBS domain-containing protein, whose product is MNHMLYDADDLHGLRKEAGLTQEELAEEVGVSQSYIARIENKSLDPKLSVVNRIVKTLKRIRSQPCSEIMSKNPVSVKARDSVSSAIQLMRNRGFSQLPVLKGTNTIGLITERDIIRNLGHNLDELSVESVISSGGVPMFDEETPVDAVMPLFDRYQAVVVQKMGRITGIITRSDLLHLNR
- a CDS encoding cation:proton antiporter is translated as MEVDLYLIAAVIIIGASLAKVAEEYRLPYPIPLIIGGIILRQMMPTEGFLDFIGLGFIAQIALATVIFYAGLTMNLKELRLSIVNVGLLATAGVMATSLIAGTTALLVFPALTLAAFLIGAILSPTDPAALFSVLETGGVPVKRKLFSILEGEAVFNDATAAILVITVFEPLVIIELAQPWFVVAFQFLASVVAGFLIGLLVAFIIGKLILRTGETNISILTATTPFLAYGLGETLTVFGFHPGALAAAFAGIFLANSKRIGLRVLPQQTMRSTTNRLSFGLEVIVFILLGYQVDIPFILANPNILILGIAIAALVIFVARPASVFLMTAHDRQMSLKERVFVSWAGVKGVASASLGAIAVSILNGAADAYGVPYYRALGQTITALIFVALMVSLVLQGLTTPFLAEALGVTEDRDAFEDLIAEREATRQALLYLVDQYTEGKINSGLYNRLKAELEEEIYNIEEELQRLVAEREARLQELAIRRELCRRKLEHYENQFQKDNLNDALYAERKEALEKQIEELKCMRELAEEERGGLEDAKPVP
- a CDS encoding tryptophan--tRNA ligase; protein product: MGEEKEDMLVTPWEVKGKVDYARLIEEFGTEPIDGELRQRLFDLAGDDHILLRRRLFFSHRDLDWILDEYEKGNEFVLYTGRGPSGHTHIGHLVPWIFTKWLQERFDVPLYFQITNDEKYFFEPDLTLDDVYQYTYENSLDLLALGFDPEKTFLIDDIKHIDLLYEIGARVAKRITFSTARAVYGFDNSMNIGGIWYPALQAVPAFLHSEIVGKKTPCLIPCAIDQDPHWRVARDVAEKIGYYKPASIQNKFVPGLGEGGKMSASDEMSAIYTTDKPKKAKKKIMNAFTGGRTSAEEQRRLGANPDICSVFKYYTFLFIEDDSELAEIERECRSGDILCGECKQRLAPMVMEFLEKHQAAREEMRDRVDEFSASRLREKLRK